Within the Ostrinia nubilalis chromosome 12, ilOstNubi1.1, whole genome shotgun sequence genome, the region ccgcgtgaaatttagtgtcacagatcggcataaattatagcctatatgttaatctgggttacaaacaataatattgtacagtttcaacaaaatccgttgagtactttttgcgtgaaagagtaacaaacctgagacacaggaatcttcctagttcaggtatcaacccaccaacattcttactttttgtttttccttattgtttgttagcataatattatctgttatgttggtgagaaataaacattactttactttattttaaacttccagacatccaaactttcgcatttataatattagtaggatacaattatgtaatgtagaaacacccggcagcgtgtcctgccatgatcaaagaaaaaagaactcgcaatttagcaggtacattaatttgactgtttcacaactctaaatctatttaacttacattacatgaaatttatcacatttatcaaagcttcttagcttgtctatgtcccaaaaattataaaatgaaaaaagtagttgtcaaaaaccttttttaaggcggatttttttcaataaggcgggcgcgcgcgctgctataaacgaggtcacaaaatataactggactatttactcgttattgaccacaaagacacaaacttggttatttttccagaaaatttatatttaagtgcataaatgtaaaaatggcttcatagtgcacaaaattggcaataggtggcataataatggttactttttagcgcctagtttgaaatgtgattgaacgatgacaactaacaacagttgtcagataggtaaaattttattttagttggaaaaagacaaaaagtcgtaaatgggttaacgtgcgggggctgcaaaatcatgttgtgacgtcacgcgcgaatattggaaatttttgaaaattttaaaatgtccgtaaacttctcgaggctctatcttcggtaatactggatggattgaggtgaaataaaaactagtgtaatgtgtgtgatctaaactttaaattaagtcataatttaacttaatattacaacttatgcgtgttgtccattatgTTGATCCTAAAATACGGGACTGCGTAGGTATTAAATAGGTGCTTACCTGCCTTCGAGGCCTtactattaaataatattccGTGTTAAATCGAATCATCCCAGAAGTATGGCGAGATAAGTAATACGCTTGATTGAATTATTATACTTACGCTGACCATCCTATAAGCTGAGCAGCACAAAATCCACCCGCCTATGATGAATTGATAAAACACAGCCCCTCCAAATATATCTTGAATTTTGTCAGCCGAGCTGGAAATTTATCGAGTATTCGAGTCCCATTAACATAATCGAATTACATCTGATAAAAAACAAGAAACAGACTTACTTCACGATTTCTTTGTGATGTATTATCATTTTGCGGAAACGCTTCTCTAGAATTTCGGAGTAAGAGGATGAGGTGTCGGCCATTTCTTCTTTGCTTTTTTGTACCACGTTTTCCAAATCGATTCTGAAAATTTAcccattatgtacctactatatagtaagtaagtagttagAATAGGTGATGGATTTTTAGTCATATAATAAAATAGGtccttaattttattgataGGGTAAAGAAATATGAAAATCAGTTACAATCATAACGATCAAAAAATTAACTGTTACTCTATTActattttcatgttttttttttcaggttctTTCCCCCCCCCAATCCTTtatcaaaatgttaaaatttccaaaaattcgtcatatacctacttggaacaaataattttatacgaGTAGCTGTTGAAATGACTGAATCTTGTCTCTTACCAATAGTTGAAAATTACAACTTTCTATTGGTAGAGTCGTTTTGAAAAAACTGATTTTGTGCTGAAACTTTTTAGTTACCACGATTTTCCTTGATTAACATCAAATCAGTTTATTCCCgagtgaaaataatattataattacatGTTACGTGCTCATATTTTTACGGCTGCACGCGGAAGCCAAGTCGCTATCGTAATAGCCAGCCATTTTTCACGTTTGTTTACGTTTGCCCACCTGAGAATAGAAACTTGCGTCCTACATTGTTCTAGAAGGAAAGTGATGAAGACATCCATCGCTGTATTAGCGTGCGCCAGCCAGGATGTCTGGATCCAAACGTAGACGATGGCAATGTAATATCTGGATAGAAAGCAATAAATGAAATTGATATTCATGTCTTTTTGCAGATGATAAACATGACACACGTCATAAACGCTAGATAattttgtagtattttttgagAAAGGTTGTAGGTAGGGCCTTGATTATTATCGCTGATTGTGCAATGATGAAAAGTAACGGATAAGTACTATTTTAAAAACTCACTTCAACTAATATTAACAGCTAATATCTCTGTATTTTTTAACCCAATAACAACTTTTAGAGATCCCTTTTACTTATCAACTGATTCTTTTCAGGCGAGAAAAGATGTTTCCCGGAGTGTAATGAAAACATTGTAGTTACCTATGTTACCTTTTATAAAACATAGTCttgtttcaaagataaaaacaatgaatcaataaataaagacattttttaaatctctTACTGTGGATCTTGATTGGCATCGAACGGTAGCCACACCGTGCTCTGTATAGGTTTTCCCTGAATGTGCATCAAAGTAGGATGGACTACCCAAAGAAAACAAGTGAAGAGCGACATGTGGTTGAATATTCGGAAATAGAGCATAGCATGGCGGATCGTATCCACTAGAAGAGGCCGGTGCTCTGGCAGTCCTTTGTTGAAAATTGGCCCTGCAATGTAAATTGGACTTAATAAATATAAGTTATATCTCAAATTCAGTCAACCTTTTTGCGAACTGTTGCCACCCGCAACCACGTTCCCGAAAAAGTTTGCTGAATATAAAAAGTTCAGCTCATTTGGTATGAATTTAGACAGCATTTTTAAACAGTTTTGCACAATATTGTTTGTACAAAATATTATCCTTACATATGATATGATATTATGGTTTGGAGATACCTCCAACGTTGTATAACTCGCTTGACAGAAAGAAAGATGGATGGACAACTAAAGCTTAGAAAACGGTCCTGTTGACACTCTTTTGTGACAGAACCATAAGAAGAACTAAGAATTTaccttacttattatttatcaagGTATAATTTTTATGCCGAATTTTCTCAGAATAAGAGCGTGGTTTTAGATTTTGCGATCATGTTCCGCGAAAACTCCTTACGAGCAAAGCCGCGGGAAAAGCTTATTAAAAACCTAGTTAATCTCAATGAACAAACCTTTCAAAGTGTTCAGAAGTTCCTCGATCCGCTCGGGCTTACTTTGAAAAACAACAGCCTTGTAAATGCAGTCcgtgttggtgagaaataaaaacATGGTCTCCATCACTTTGTTCACATCATCGCGACTCTGAAATGTTTTCCAAGAGCATAGTTTTAAAGTAAAGCTTCTAAGAAATTTGCTACATAAAACTCTATCTATGCAAGTATTTCAGATTGTTTGCTAGATAATCGTTTAAGCTTTTCTTTTCATAAATTATACGAAATGATATTGAACAAAACAAGCGCAAACGAAATATCTAAATAGGTACTCGAGCTGCAAAATGAAACTTAATCAACAAAGTCTCTTTAGactcaataataatttgtattgagaaaaaattgtgaaaacaATCAATCATAATATAGGCACGAGCATAGGTacattaactttattatttataagatAACAATTTAACTAAATTAGTAGAGCAAGTTATACAATACATAGTAAATTTTCAGAATTTGCTGAATGGTGTACACTGAGAAGAACCCAATGAGCCATCGCAAATAGATCGTGTGAAAAAATATATGATGCTTGGGCGACTCTTGATTTAGTCTGAAAATTCCTGATGCTCTTAATATCCACACATGGGGAGCTAGACTTTTGTATGCCAAGAGTTCGTCCATATTTTCGAGTTCTTCAAGCCTTTCTTAAGTGAATTTTAGTACTAAAATAGAACTAAGTGCCACACAACTTAACCACTGAGGAAATTTTAACTTAATGGGTATTTGGCTGGGTGTTTCGTGTCATCACGCTCCTCGACTTAAATATTGCTTATCAGTTTTCTAACTAACAATTACGCGGAGGTGTAAACAGTTTAACAATAGAAAGCAAATTCGGATATTATAGTGTAGATTCttataataagtttaaaaatgaGCTTTGATATTCGTAGTAAGGTTTGATAAGAGTTCTTATCaacttaataaattatattaattactcaAGAAATATTTAGGGTTCAATTTAAAGATCAAAGGATTTTCTCTACTGTtgatatacaaaaaaaaattaaaaatgaaaattattatttgcagaatgtggtacattaattaaaacaattaatttataCCAAGTACATAGACATTTTAGTAAGTAAGATGTTTATGAAAAACctgaaaataatgaattttcTGGTTTAATTCTTTTAACAAATTCCCAGAACCCACATCTTTAGATTTAATAGTGATCTTACTTGTTTTCTAACTATAAGAAAACATTTTGCAGACTTAATACTGTTTTGGCCTCGTACCCTATTAGTGCTAAAAAGACGAAAGAGACTGTTAAACACTGCTTAATTTGTAAATCCCACTTGTTTGAGTCTAAGCTACCTTTTGTTTATGTTCTACAACGAAAACTAAAACCATGCCGCCTAGTTTCCCGCGCAAAAGCGATctgtcaagtcaatttgacacgccaataaaaaaagtttatttttttaaatccaaaCACGCGCGAATGCATCACCGCTCTGACAAAAAAGTTTAGTTGCTCTTATTCAATCCGAATGGAAACTGGTGGCTTCATTCTTGCAAAGAATCAAAATTGTTACAGACGAATGAATAGAACAGTAGCAATAACAATAACATCGTCAAGATACTCGTATACGAGTTTACCTTTACCTTAATTCGCTTTAAATTGCCGCCGCATTCCCAGTTGTTTTCTTAGCTCTGTAATAGAGttaaattattcaaatatttagGAGGCACGCCCCGCGTTTGAGGCGTCCAACCGCTTGTTTTCATGTCAATACACCACTACAAATAATTAGATGTTTGTATTAGACACCTCcagatacataatttaattctTACCTTGAGATTGGCTTTCAATTGGATAAACACCTCGTAATAGTTGTAGGTATGAACGATAGAAGGCTTTGAGGCTTACGTTCAGCATTGTAGTTAGGTACTATATCAATAACTGAAAGATGACGATGATAGAATACTTAATTAACTTTTCTCTTTATCCCGCAGAAAACAAATCGTGGAAACAGTGATACTTTACTCTGGGGTATATCTAATGAATCTCAGGTTTCTCCAAGACCTAATATAAGCAGGTATACATAATACTTAgggcacagataatataatactagtctTAGGGCATAAAGATATGTTTTGCCTTGGAAGTTGGAAGATTATCTAGATTTAAAGCAAGCCTACTCCAGGTTGGGCATCTTTAATGAGACAGTCGATAATAGTTAAGTTACGATCGTTTTAGCTGGATCTTAACAAAGTGTACTTAGATCAGATTCCTGTTACTACGCATCAAATTCTCCGAAAAAACCGAGAGACTCTACTTTCAAAGATTAtcctaaaaaataatatatagaCGCTTAGCAGGCACGTGATCTGTTTACCTACATCTGTATAAAAATAACTTGGCGCTAACAAATAACTACTTATCTAATACATGTTCCATAATATTTGACGTCCTCGAACATAATAATGCGTGGGATGAAGAAAGTGGGCTCTCAGACGTTTATCTCGAGATGGCAACATCGTCTTTTGTCACGTTTATTTCACAGATTACAGAAAAGAGGAGTCGTTAGCTATGTGTTATTGCACACTTAAATCTTATGACAGGCTTGTTGTTAGCACTCGACAAATGTTTTGGTGGGCCCGCGATGTCGTAAATGTATTAAGTGGGGGATAATGCTATCGAAAGGCAATAAGATAATTTAGATCTAATGGGTATAATAGGAATatgttgttaaaaataaaataaaacagtttagGACAATATTCGTTGAGAggattaattaagtcacaaactTTGTCAATGGATTTTAGTATCCGAGACAGCTTAAACTATTAATTCTTGTTTCAGATCTTAAGGTATTACTGAATATTGATATATCACGTATTCCTTATCTTTTAGAATAGTTAGAGCTGTCTGGCTAACGATAGTTTTAAGTACTTGACAGTTTATCGATCTataaacactaaggctgagttgcaccacctaactttgaccgtaactataacgataaccgatgtattttgtatggagtaagacagatttttgacgtttgtcaaatttaaagtaagatggtgcaacccagccttattgatTGCACGGTTGAAAGTAACAGTCGTGCAAATGTCACCCAAAAAGGAGAACCAATAGTAGGTACATTAGCTTcatgcaaataataataattacttaaattattcATACACCACCACACAATACTTAGACATAGATACTCGTACAAATAATgtgtaggtatacatacatgtTGTACATTGGCCATTTAATCAAAGAATAAACTTTGAtaggtataataattttattaaactttgattaaaaataaaataacactgAAATATCTATAAATTCGATAGTCTGGATTTCCATCCACACTAGATGACCCATTCGGCTTAGTGGCAAGATGTATCTTGAAGGATCACATCAGGCTAAATGTTAGTTAATGAAACAATATTTACTTTGGCTCAGCTTCGTGATCCATTGTTATTTTTGGTTTAACCGTAGTTAATACAGACCTAGAAGGATTATTGTACCTATCTCCTGTGGTTTCTTGTCAATTCAACTAGGTACCTAAATACTGTAGTCACAAATAAATTAGAAGATTCACCTTGATGAAGATTTAACCGACTTTGTGGTCTAGAGCCGGTAAGACTACGTCTTGACTCACGATCCTGAGTTTAATTCTCAGTGAAGATAACATTTTCTTTTCGATTATAGTAGATGGTGGTAGCAcgtgttctaagtccgcctggtaGCTTCCACAATCTTGCTTATGTCTGTTGCCCTTAATGTTAACAgtattgttgtgtttcggcagttggagataagataaccagttcctctgtggttgaggattccgtgtGAGCTCGTTGCTACCTTcatcagcctgatcatcactttccttCAGGTGAGATGCACCTAGGCCAAAAGAGGTTCCATTGTTgatatagaaaaaatattaacctattcaaaatataaatttaatataacaaacaacagccatttatttaattaaacatctaattgagaatgttactaggtatgcaaaatcacttgaaacctttgttacagttaagcttttacatatacaaatacatttgtttttatttcattcaaaaataccaagtagttatgattttataggcattcaaagttcgcttaaatatcgagccccgccgacggtcacgtgaccccgcgtgacgtacattcagtgtccgctcactagaaaacggatataaacatattaaacatacttatatacatttttttttgtaaatacatacatattatacatattaacacccagacccatcacagaaattaaaattgaaccaaacccaaacttgatgcgattgtgtcgttttattgcgaagtaccttccagctccatcatcagaccctgattactatatagaattaaagtactcgtcaatacgaaacgaacgagcccaaactcgatggagttaagtcgttttattatggagttcctatggccaccttccagctccatcatcagatcagctccatgtcatcataatattgcatggtcatccaaattacatgtgtatgcgaaatttcagcttaatcggttgtccggaagtgagtcttaattcagcttgcaagattccacccatacaaatttgaGCCAGTCACtctaatatgacgtcacgcggtaaaaatggcgggccggtcgccgcccgcacctttaaaattcaatatcttggaaactaattgacttATCGAAATAATTATACCGCTCAATTGGTACCAATAATAGATAGCGGAGGACAGGTGGACGCCGCGTATTTTGATTTCCGCAAAGCATTTGACGTGGTGGATAATGATGTCCTGTTAAGAAAGCTAGCGGGCTTTGGCTTCACGCCCcatttattgcatttttttagTAGCTACTTGAGAGATAGGCAACAGTATGTAGAGTACGCCGGCTACAGGTCTGATCCATATTTCGTCCTATCAGGGGTGAGTCAGGGCAGCAACCTTGGGCCTCTTCAGTTTTTAATAACGATAAATGACCTACCGGAGGTGGTAGAGAACGCGCAATTCCTGTTGTTTGCGGATGACCTTAAACTGTTTCTCCCAATCAATAGCAAGGAGGACTGTGCGTTATTGCAAAAAGATATAGACAATGTAGTGTTATGGAGTGAAcaaaacaaattacaatttaatgctGACAAATGTGTTACAATATCATATACAAGGAAACATAACCCTAGGTTATACAATTATAATATAAACGGATTAACATTAAGGAGGGTAACAGAAGTAAGGGATTTGGGAGTAGGTTTTACAGCTGAGCTAAAGTTTAAAAACCACATAGTAAATATCTGTAAAAAAGCGTACAAAAATTTGGGATTTATACTGCGAAGGGTTAACAATTTTACAAATATAAAGGCAATAATGGCACTTTATAATGCACTAGTCAGAAGCCATCTAGAGTGTAATGCAATGATCTGGGCTCCAAGTGAGAGTAAATATAGTCTCATGTTGGAacgcatacaaaataaatttttaagatatttatatTTGAAATTATATGGGATATATCCGTTTTATCCATTAATGTATCCAAGTCTATTTGTCATGGGTATGGTAGGGTACAACGGATTGAGGGTTAGGAGGGATTTTGCATTCGTATTCTACATCTTCAAGCTACTGCGAGGCAAGGTCTGGAATGCAGAGATACTGGGGAGGGTGAGTCTTTGCGTTCCGGAGAGGTATGTGGAGCGGCGGCGCCGGCCGCCGCTGCTGGTGGAGCCGCGGGCGCGCACGGCACTGCTCAGCAGGGCCCCACTCACACGAGCGATACGCACGTTAAAtgcaatttcttttaatggTCTGGACTTGTTTGCATGTTCTCTGGGCGAGTTTACAAAGATAACGTTATGGACATTATGTTACGCTAGTgattactaattaatttatttaatggatTTGATtatgctattattattattattatattgtaattgattattttaatgtgtttggacatgtattttgaaatttgtttattatattttatttttattttattctgcattttcagaatgttgtatgatgttggtaatctaattattattatttgaattatggtAAAAGATTGGCACTACTATTATATTGGGTTAGCCTGTAACAATAGTAAATGTgtgtgtatgtaaataaataaataaataaataaattctttcacgtgtattttttatttttaacagagaatacaggaagctaaaaaacaaaattagtgaacattcttcattcagACTTCAAAAACATACGTGTACTTAACATCAAAACGGAATCCTCGCGGAGGTTGTAAGTAACGGCAAACGGCAAAAATTTTGTTTCAAGTTTCCTCGCTTATGCCATTTTATGGGGACCCGTGTCGTAATATTTTTGCCGTATATCCTGGAGTTTTGGATTAGCATAAATAAGtggaaataaaagcttttaaagGAATATTAATAGGCGAGTTCTAATTGTTTTTATGATTCTGTATGTATATCTGTAGCGGCTTGATTAGAAAACTTTATTGTTCAAACAAATTATCTAAGATACTTTTCGTAATTCGTGAAAATTTTAGGTTAATAAGTTAAAAGGCTGAAGTCGAATAATTAGTTTATTAGTTATTTTTCTGCTATaacatcaatttaattttaaaatctcaCGTTTTTTGTCTAAAAGTTCAGATATGAAGTTTACGCAAACTCACTTACTAAGTAgagatttataataaaaatatgtttttattaggtaggtacttaattaacaACAAGATTATCTAGTAAGTACTTACTGTTTTGTAAGTTACTTGAATGAAAACCTTTAACGAGGACTTTGACCTATCTTAACTTATTTGATCTGCTTTTATCTTCAGAGGTTTCCTGAAATTTTGAtgaactaaaatattttatattttctaagCTTTGAGTTTCTTCCTTGTAATTGGGGTTTAAACCCGTCGTTTTAAAGGCATTTAATGAAGAAAACAATCTAGACTTTTTTTAAACTGTAAAGATAAAAGAGATTTCTTTACACttcaaataatgtttattttttacttcaagttaattttaaaaaataattcgttaaaatatcaaatattttttttaggtatttttatgCCAAGTTTATTATTTGAACATTTACAGTTAATTGTTTGTTAATTGTAATCAAATGTTTATATCATTAATTCAATCATTAATATGTTATCCATAAAACAAATCAGAACGAttctaaaaataattatcggcAAGTATTTTGAGAACCTGCAGTGCTTTTTGAGCGTAGGAATTCTTTTACAAATCGTCCGAAAGCTTTGTTGTGATCGTAGCGCCTCCTCGGCGACGCGACGCTGCCTTAGCGCGTTGAGAAAGGTCACGACATGAGGCGGAGATGAAGACAAATGTAACGTTAATTTCAAGACTAGGATATTGGTTTCGATGtcataattaatgtaaaattacTTGTTGGGCAGAGAAAATACAATTAGCGATTTGCCTTACACTTACAGTATTATTTACTAGACTTTGATGTTTAATTaatgataaaatatatttttgtttattttcggAATATGATTTTCGGTAAAATCATATTTTGTAAGTTACTTGAATGAAAACCTTTAGATTTAACGAGGACTTTGACCTATCTAAATATTTCCACGCCTTAAAATTTTTCATAAGCtgtattaaaatactttattacctacatttatttacaGAGAGCCTCGAGTTTTATattgttacttttattttatttaagttaagcTTGAATTGTTTATATGAATTTACTCATaacgtaggtacataattatgagGTACTTCATAACTTTTATAACTGGCAGATATTTTTAAGTTGCAGACTGCAACTCGGTGGCTGTACGAAGTTACCTGGCCGTTCTCTCTCCTCTACAAAGCTGCGACGCCCCGTTGTTATCGTTGCGTGAATTACGCAGGTAATGGGCCGCATTTACAACGTACGTGCCTCGACATTCATTAAAACGACTAATTAAACGCGCCTTGAGAATCCGACGAATCCGCCGACGACGACGGCAATTTCTACATATTTCTTTGCAAAATGTTGAGTGGGAATTCAGGCGCAACCCTTAACGCTAAGTAGGTTTACTAGCGGGAGGCAATTTCACTAATTAGCCACTAAGAATAATAAATGGGGTACGATGATAAGCATTCCGGCCAAAATGTAAACCaaggtttttaatttaaaactaaatataaaattgcttcgTTCAATCCATTTGCGGTAAAAGTGTTATCTACCTTATTTGTAATTATCATGAAAAAggtaaaatacaaaattaactttaaaattagatttaataaatattactgCATTGCATTATCTACTCAAGACTCAGAAATCATAAAAACGTTCGTgactacaattttatttttttcactcaGTGATAGTGTCTTTTGTAACGAAACTCTGTAGTCAAGTAAAAGCTGTACGCTAAAGGTTTTACGATCTTATCTATCGTTAAAATTTAGGTAAGATATATTATCTAATTTAGGTAATATCTATTTTGAAACTAATAGTTGGGGTAAGGATATCtttaagtaaacataaaaaagtttttgCATTATTATCCCTGAAAATTACCATAGCAATAAGGAATCAAAGCCATGAAGGCAGTTCttcagtttttattattatgttcagaaGTGATGTCTTTAGCAAGTGGTCTCCTATTTTGAGATGAGATAATTACTTAAAAGCATTAGCTTATAAATATGGGGTACGTTTTATGTTCCGTTAAGTTTGAAAATCAGTTAAACcgttaaggtagcaggaaggcgctggacgcaggccgctaccaaccgggcaacatggaaagcattaggggaggtctattttcagcagtggacgtcc harbors:
- the LOC135076527 gene encoding odorant receptor Or1-like, producing MDELLAYKSLAPHVWILRASGIFRLNQESPKHHIFFHTIYLRWLIGFFSVYTIQQILKIYYSRDDVNKVMETMFLFLTNTDCIYKAVVFQSKPERIEELLNTLKGPIFNKGLPEHRPLLVDTIRHAMLYFRIFNHMSLFTCFLWVVHPTLMHIQGKPIQSTVWLPFDANQDPQYYIAIVYVWIQTSWLAHANTAMDVFITFLLEQCRTQVSILRIDLENVVQKSKEEMADTSSSYSEILEKRFRKMIIHHKEIVNSADKIQDIFGGAVFYQFIIGGWILCCSAYRMVSTNPASVEFVSMVMYIICILMQIFLYCFFGNELFYESIKLTESAYDVDWLEIPMKLRLHLLIFMERIKRPICPTAGSIIPLSNSTFVSIVRSSYSFYAFLKNSDH